In a genomic window of Salegentibacter salegens:
- a CDS encoding ABC-F family ATP-binding cassette domain-containing protein, producing MLSVSNLSVQFGKRVLFDEVNTTFTQGNCYGIIGANGAGKSTFLNILSGKSEPTSGRVNLEPGKRMSVLEQNHNLYDDTPVLETVIMGNQPLAKIKKEMDEIYMKEDFSDADGERVGVLQVEFEEMNGWNAESDAASLLSNLGIKEQYHATLMKDLDGTQKVRVLLAQALFGNPDVLIMDEPTNDLDYETISWLEHFLANYDNTVIVVSHDRHFLDAVCTHISDIDFGKINHFSGNYTFWYESSQLAARQRAQQNKKSEEKKKELQEFIQRFSANVAKSKQATSRKKMIDKLNIEDIKPSSRRYPAIIFEREREAGDQILNIEKLEASIEGETLFKNVNINLAKGDKVVVYSRDSRATTAFYEIINGNQQPVAGKFSWGVTTSQSYLPLDNSEFFDNDLTLVDWLRQWAKTDEEREEVYIRGFLGKMLFSGEEALKTSKVLSGGEKVRCMLSRMMMMRANVVMLDEPTNHLDLESITAFNNSLKNFKGTVMFTTHDHEFAQTVANRVIELTPGGAIDRYATFDEYMSDKKIKEQRDKMYAVEA from the coding sequence ATGCTTTCAGTATCAAATCTTTCGGTTCAATTTGGCAAGCGTGTTTTGTTTGATGAAGTGAACACCACTTTTACCCAGGGCAATTGCTACGGAATAATTGGAGCCAATGGCGCTGGAAAATCCACATTTTTAAATATCCTCTCTGGAAAATCTGAACCAACCTCTGGTAGGGTGAACCTGGAACCTGGTAAAAGAATGTCTGTGCTGGAGCAAAATCACAACTTGTATGACGACACCCCGGTGTTGGAAACTGTGATTATGGGAAACCAACCTCTGGCTAAGATTAAGAAGGAAATGGATGAAATCTATATGAAAGAAGATTTCAGCGATGCCGATGGGGAAAGGGTAGGCGTTTTACAGGTAGAATTTGAAGAAATGAACGGTTGGAATGCCGAAAGTGATGCAGCTTCTTTATTGTCTAATTTGGGAATAAAAGAGCAATATCACGCCACTTTAATGAAAGATCTGGACGGTACACAAAAAGTTAGGGTGCTTTTAGCCCAGGCGCTTTTTGGAAATCCAGATGTGCTAATTATGGATGAGCCTACCAACGATTTGGATTACGAAACCATCTCCTGGTTAGAGCATTTTCTAGCTAATTACGATAACACCGTGATCGTGGTTTCTCACGACCGTCACTTCCTTGACGCCGTTTGCACCCATATTTCTGATATTGACTTCGGAAAAATAAATCATTTTAGTGGTAATTATACCTTTTGGTACGAGTCTTCTCAACTTGCAGCGAGACAACGTGCCCAACAGAACAAAAAATCTGAAGAGAAGAAGAAAGAATTACAGGAGTTTATTCAGCGTTTTAGTGCGAACGTAGCCAAATCTAAACAGGCTACTTCCCGTAAAAAGATGATTGATAAACTTAATATTGAAGATATAAAACCATCAAGCAGAAGGTATCCCGCAATTATTTTTGAACGAGAACGTGAAGCGGGTGACCAAATTCTGAATATAGAAAAACTGGAAGCTTCAATTGAAGGGGAAACATTATTTAAAAATGTAAATATCAATCTTGCAAAAGGAGATAAAGTTGTGGTTTATTCTCGTGACTCGAGAGCTACCACTGCTTTTTACGAAATTATAAACGGGAATCAGCAGCCTGTGGCAGGAAAATTTTCCTGGGGAGTTACTACTTCGCAGTCTTATCTTCCGCTAGATAATTCAGAGTTTTTTGATAATGATCTTACTTTGGTGGACTGGCTTAGACAATGGGCTAAAACCGATGAAGAAAGAGAAGAAGTATATATTCGCGGATTTTTAGGTAAAATGTTGTTTAGTGGCGAGGAAGCACTAAAAACCTCTAAAGTTCTTTCCGGGGGAGAAAAAGTGCGTTGTATGTTAAGCCGAATGATGATGATGAGAGCTAACGTAGTGATGTTAGATGAGCCTACAAACCACCTTGACCTGGAATCTATTACTGCTTTTAATAATTCTCTGAAGAATTTTAAAGGGACTGTGATGTTTACCACCCACGACCACGAATTCGCCCAAACAGTAGCAAATCGTGTAATTGAATTAACGCCAGGAGGCGCCATAGATCGTTATGCTACTTTTGATGAATATATGAGTGACAAAAAGATCAAAGAGCAACGTGATAAAATGTATGCTGTAGAGGCTTAA
- a CDS encoding TonB-dependent receptor domain-containing protein: MKQLFLILALCICSFTALANEPVGKISGSIVDGELEEPIPYATISITDMDGNLVSGNTSADDGTFYIEKIPNGTYMFKVQFMGYKTFSKQIEITKDHSTHNFGAIQLEPDVAMLDGVTVVAERTTIEQRIDRKVINVGKDLTTTGASASEIMNNVPSVNVDQDGNIALRGNSNVRILIDGKPTNMDPAQLLKQIPSTSIKTIELITNPSAKYNPEGMSGIINIVLHKNANDGFNGTLNTGVTIGDNTRYNGSLDMNYRKGKFNFYGNFGAQFGDRNNLGRINFTEDNYRQAFDITNRRESYLYKIGVDFYLNDSNTFSFYTNQNHYDGGPLGSLRIIYPNNPELNLAQNLDSNYDNINSTYNFAYDRKFEKEGHKIIFEVDYNTFDEDENSIFNFEGDTEGFTDYRDHVKESRENIIANVDYENPLSENSKLEIGAEARLLDTDNNYTTTSDFLTDATYQYKRDIYSFYTTYGQNFEKWSYQLGARLENFSVDAIYNGENVFNDDYFNIYPSGFLNYTPSETNSYQLSYSRRVDRPGFGQVNPIREISTPRLTVSGNPELDPQFTNSLEFNYTRKLSKKGSLTAGVFFRNINDEISQVFIEDPNEEGSLLLQFDNFEDNNAYGLELGTNYKFTDWWSTNTNFELYSQQLKGVVGTEYLETDNTAWTFRSNHSFKATDKLTFQLFGFYRSKAKNLQMDMDPMYFMNIGGRYTFLNDKATLSLNFNDVFDTQEFSFTNGRPLPQTGRFKGETQNVYVGFSYRFGGGKNRALKRKQRDDNEAEGGGMF, encoded by the coding sequence ATGAAACAGTTATTTTTAATTTTAGCATTATGCATTTGCAGTTTTACTGCATTGGCCAACGAACCCGTGGGCAAAATTTCGGGTTCTATTGTGGATGGAGAACTGGAAGAACCTATCCCCTACGCTACCATAAGTATTACCGATATGGATGGCAACCTGGTCTCGGGAAATACTTCTGCAGACGATGGAACTTTTTATATTGAAAAGATCCCAAACGGAACTTATATGTTCAAAGTTCAGTTTATGGGTTACAAAACCTTTTCTAAACAAATTGAAATAACCAAAGACCATAGCACTCACAATTTTGGCGCTATTCAATTAGAACCCGATGTAGCAATGCTGGACGGCGTTACCGTTGTTGCAGAACGCACTACCATAGAGCAGCGAATTGACCGAAAGGTGATAAATGTAGGAAAAGATCTTACTACCACCGGGGCCAGCGCTTCAGAGATAATGAATAATGTGCCTTCGGTAAATGTAGACCAGGATGGAAATATTGCGCTTCGCGGAAATTCTAATGTGCGCATTCTTATAGACGGAAAACCCACCAATATGGATCCTGCGCAATTGCTAAAACAAATTCCTTCAACTTCAATAAAAACCATTGAATTGATTACAAATCCGTCAGCAAAATATAACCCTGAAGGGATGAGCGGAATTATCAATATTGTACTTCACAAAAATGCTAATGACGGTTTCAACGGAACTTTAAATACCGGTGTAACCATTGGTGATAACACTCGCTACAATGGTTCGCTTGATATGAATTACCGAAAAGGAAAATTCAATTTTTACGGAAATTTTGGCGCTCAGTTTGGCGATCGTAACAACCTTGGAAGAATTAATTTTACCGAAGATAATTACCGACAGGCTTTCGATATTACAAACAGAAGAGAATCTTATTTATATAAAATCGGAGTTGATTTTTATTTAAATGATTCAAATACCTTTTCCTTTTACACCAATCAAAATCATTATGATGGTGGGCCTTTAGGATCTTTAAGAATTATTTATCCCAATAATCCAGAACTTAATTTAGCCCAGAACCTGGATTCCAATTATGATAATATTAATAGCACCTACAATTTCGCTTACGACCGAAAGTTTGAAAAAGAAGGGCATAAAATTATATTCGAAGTAGATTATAACACTTTTGATGAAGATGAAAATTCAATCTTTAACTTTGAAGGAGACACCGAAGGTTTCACAGATTACCGTGACCATGTAAAAGAAAGCCGGGAAAATATTATTGCGAACGTGGATTATGAAAATCCGCTTTCAGAAAATAGTAAACTGGAAATTGGTGCAGAAGCCAGGCTTTTAGACACCGATAACAATTATACCACAACCAGTGATTTCTTAACCGATGCCACTTACCAGTATAAAAGAGATATTTATTCGTTTTATACAACTTACGGACAGAATTTTGAAAAATGGTCTTATCAGCTTGGAGCAAGATTGGAGAATTTTAGTGTAGATGCGATTTACAACGGCGAAAATGTATTTAATGACGATTACTTTAATATTTATCCCAGCGGATTTCTTAATTATACCCCAAGTGAAACAAATTCCTACCAGTTAAGCTATAGCCGAAGAGTAGATCGTCCAGGTTTTGGGCAGGTTAATCCTATTCGTGAGATAAGTACACCAAGATTAACGGTTTCAGGAAATCCTGAATTAGATCCTCAATTCACCAATTCCCTGGAATTTAATTACACCCGAAAATTAAGCAAAAAAGGAAGCCTAACTGCAGGAGTTTTCTTCAGAAATATAAACGATGAGATTAGCCAGGTTTTTATAGAAGACCCTAATGAAGAAGGTTCGCTACTATTGCAATTTGACAATTTTGAAGATAATAATGCTTACGGTTTGGAGCTTGGCACCAATTATAAATTCACCGATTGGTGGAGTACCAACACCAACTTTGAATTATACAGCCAGCAATTAAAAGGAGTAGTTGGCACCGAGTATTTAGAAACCGATAACACCGCCTGGACCTTTAGATCCAACCATAGTTTTAAAGCAACAGATAAATTGACTTTCCAGCTATTCGGGTTTTACCGAAGCAAAGCTAAAAACCTGCAAATGGATATGGACCCGATGTATTTTATGAATATAGGCGGACGTTACACCTTCCTGAATGATAAGGCAACCTTAAGTCTTAATTTTAATGATGTTTTTGATACGCAGGAGTTTAGTTTTACAAATGGCCGCCCCCTACCACAAACCGGAAGGTTTAAAGGTGAAACCCAAAATGTATACGTAGGATTCTCCTATAGATTTGGGGGCGGAAAAAACAGAGCGTTGAAAAGAAAACAAAGAGACGACAACGAAGCCGAAGGCGGTGGAATGTTTTAG
- the recR gene encoding recombination mediator RecR, with amino-acid sequence MDFSSKLLEQAVDEMSQLPGIGKRTALRLVLHMLKQPESQTKQLADALTKLRTEIKLCKNCYNISDTDLCAICVNPSRNSEIVCVVEDIRDVMAIENTDQYRGHYHVLGGKISPMDGIGPSQLSIKPLIEKVQAGKVEEIIFALSSTLEGDTTNFYIYRQLESTGIKTSTIARGISVGDELEYADEVTLGRSITNRIPFESSTKS; translated from the coding sequence ATGGATTTTTCTTCAAAACTATTGGAACAGGCTGTAGATGAAATGTCTCAACTTCCCGGCATCGGAAAACGCACGGCCTTAAGGTTGGTTTTGCATATGCTAAAGCAACCTGAGTCGCAAACCAAACAACTGGCAGATGCTCTTACCAAACTTAGAACCGAAATAAAACTCTGTAAAAATTGCTACAATATTAGTGATACCGATCTTTGTGCTATTTGCGTTAATCCTTCCAGAAATTCAGAAATTGTTTGTGTGGTAGAAGATATTCGAGATGTAATGGCTATTGAAAATACCGATCAATACCGCGGGCATTATCACGTTTTAGGTGGAAAAATAAGCCCTATGGATGGCATTGGCCCTTCGCAGCTTAGCATTAAACCTTTAATTGAGAAAGTGCAGGCAGGAAAAGTAGAGGAGATCATTTTTGCACTAAGTAGCACATTGGAAGGCGATACCACTAATTTTTATATTTATCGACAATTGGAAAGCACCGGTATTAAAACTTCAACCATCGCTCGAGGAATTTCAGTAGGAGACGAACTGGAGTATGCAGATGAGGTTACATTAGGTAGAAGTATTACCAATAGAATTCCTTTTGAAAGTTCTACTAAAAGTTGA
- a CDS encoding dihydrolipoamide acetyltransferase family protein, with amino-acid sequence MAKFELKLPKMGESVAEATITNWLKEVGDTIEADEPVLEIATDKVDSEVPSEVEGKLVEKLFEADDVVQVGQTIAIIETEGEIPAGNDDDELDLDLDDESEEEDYADEVAESVETAKETAGSKDFSDASRFYSPLVKNIAKEEGIDLDELEEVEGTGKDNRVTKDDILAYVENREKGTSAKQKPKAKQASSADTGKMASAKAESEKVIPSGEDEIIEMSRMGKMIAHHMVDSAQTSAHVQSFIEVDVTNIWNWRNKHKNDFQKKEGEKLTFTPIFMEAVAKAIRDFPMINISVDGDKIIKKKNINLGMAAALPDGNLIVPVIRNADQLNLVGLAKKVNDLANRARQNKLKPDDIQGGTYTVTNVGTFGSIMGTPIINQPQVAILALGAIRKVPAVIETPDGDFIGIRYKMFLSHSYDHRVVNGALGGQFVQRVAQYLEGFDKDREI; translated from the coding sequence ATGGCAAAGTTTGAACTTAAGCTACCAAAAATGGGCGAAAGTGTCGCCGAAGCAACTATTACCAACTGGCTAAAAGAAGTTGGAGATACCATTGAAGCCGACGAACCGGTGTTGGAAATCGCTACCGATAAAGTAGATAGCGAAGTCCCCAGTGAAGTAGAAGGGAAATTGGTAGAAAAACTTTTTGAAGCCGATGATGTAGTGCAGGTAGGCCAAACCATAGCTATTATTGAAACCGAAGGTGAAATTCCTGCCGGCAACGATGATGATGAATTAGATCTTGATCTTGACGATGAAAGCGAAGAAGAGGATTATGCTGACGAAGTAGCCGAAAGTGTGGAGACTGCAAAAGAAACTGCAGGGAGCAAAGATTTTTCTGATGCTTCCAGGTTTTACTCTCCACTGGTAAAGAATATAGCGAAAGAAGAAGGGATAGACCTTGACGAGTTAGAAGAAGTAGAAGGTACCGGTAAAGATAATCGAGTAACTAAAGATGATATTTTAGCTTACGTTGAAAACCGTGAGAAAGGAACTTCTGCTAAGCAAAAGCCAAAGGCAAAACAAGCGTCTTCTGCAGATACCGGAAAAATGGCCAGCGCCAAAGCCGAGTCTGAAAAAGTGATTCCTTCTGGAGAAGATGAGATTATAGAAATGAGCCGAATGGGTAAAATGATCGCACATCATATGGTAGATAGCGCTCAAACTTCAGCCCACGTTCAATCTTTTATCGAGGTAGATGTTACCAATATCTGGAACTGGAGAAATAAGCATAAAAACGATTTTCAGAAAAAAGAAGGAGAAAAACTTACGTTTACTCCAATTTTTATGGAAGCCGTGGCGAAAGCAATTCGCGATTTCCCAATGATCAATATCTCTGTAGATGGCGATAAGATTATCAAGAAGAAAAACATAAATCTTGGAATGGCAGCAGCTCTTCCAGACGGAAACTTAATAGTGCCGGTAATTAGAAATGCCGATCAGCTTAACCTTGTTGGCCTTGCTAAAAAGGTAAATGATCTTGCAAACCGTGCACGCCAAAATAAATTAAAGCCCGATGATATTCAGGGTGGAACTTACACCGTAACCAACGTAGGAACTTTTGGAAGCATTATGGGAACTCCTATAATTAACCAACCGCAAGTTGCAATTCTTGCCCTGGGAGCCATTAGAAAAGTACCGGCTGTTATAGAAACACCAGATGGTGATTTTATAGGTATTCGTTACAAGATGTTCCTTTCGCACAGTTACGATCACAGGGTTGTAAATGGAGCGCTTGGTGGTCAATTTGTGCAACGTGTAGCGCAATATCTTGAAGGTTTTGACAAAGACCGCGAGATATAA
- a CDS encoding CoA-binding protein produces MEKKTLVLGASLNRSRYSNIAIERLVRYNQPTVAIGLRKGEVAGVKIETEKIPFQDIDTVTLYLGPPRQEEYYDYIVSLNPVRVIFNPGTENQEFYEILRKNNIEIEVACTLVMLGTNQY; encoded by the coding sequence ATGGAGAAAAAAACTTTAGTACTTGGCGCATCTCTTAATCGTTCCCGCTATTCTAATATCGCTATAGAACGCCTGGTAAGGTATAATCAACCTACGGTGGCCATTGGTTTAAGAAAAGGTGAAGTCGCGGGAGTAAAAATAGAAACCGAAAAAATTCCTTTTCAGGATATAGATACGGTTACCCTTTATTTGGGCCCACCGAGACAGGAAGAATACTACGATTATATTGTTTCTTTAAATCCTGTTCGGGTAATTTTTAACCCGGGAACCGAAAACCAGGAATTTTACGAAATACTTAGAAAAAATAATATTGAAATTGAAGTAGCCTGCACCTTAGTGATGCTTGGTACGAATCAATATTAA
- the fsa gene encoding fructose-6-phosphate aldolase codes for MKFFIDTANLDQIREAQELGVLDGVTTNPSLMAKEGISGKDNIYKHYREICEIVDGDVSAEVISTDFDGIVREGEELAELHEQIIVKVPMIKEGIKAIKYFSDNGIKTNCTLVFSAGQALLAAKAGATYVSPFIGRLDDISTDGLNLIEDIRLIYDNYGFETEILAASVRHSMHILECAKLGADVMTGPLSSIEGLLKHPLTDIGLEKFLADYKKGNQ; via the coding sequence ATGAAATTTTTTATTGATACAGCCAATCTTGACCAAATAAGAGAAGCCCAGGAACTTGGTGTTTTAGATGGAGTAACTACCAATCCATCGCTTATGGCGAAAGAAGGAATTTCTGGCAAAGATAATATTTACAAACATTACAGGGAGATTTGTGAGATTGTAGATGGAGATGTTAGTGCTGAGGTTATCTCAACCGATTTTGACGGAATAGTTAGAGAAGGTGAGGAACTGGCAGAATTGCACGAGCAAATTATTGTAAAAGTTCCTATGATCAAGGAGGGAATTAAAGCCATAAAATACTTTAGTGATAATGGAATTAAAACCAACTGTACTTTAGTTTTTTCTGCAGGGCAGGCCCTGTTGGCGGCTAAAGCAGGAGCTACTTATGTTTCCCCTTTTATTGGTCGTTTAGATGATATTTCTACCGATGGTTTAAACCTCATTGAAGATATTAGATTGATCTACGATAACTACGGTTTTGAGACTGAGATCCTTGCAGCTTCTGTGCGTCACAGCATGCATATCCTGGAATGCGCAAAATTAGGGGCCGATGTAATGACCGGGCCACTTTCTTCTATTGAAGGCTTACTAAAACACCCGCTTACCGATATTGGTTTAGAGAAATTCCTTGCCGATTATAAGAAAGGAAATCAGTAA
- a CDS encoding type II toxin-antitoxin system RelE/ParE family toxin yields MASKREVVWAVSAIQELDNILEYLENNWSKTVSENFFNILNHSVELIKLNPYQFPALSKEKRFYKCVVTKHNSIFIVFRIKLLLGFCMFLIHDRIPENFHLINNISTEKFSFSF; encoded by the coding sequence ATGGCTTCTAAAAGGGAAGTTGTTTGGGCTGTTTCAGCCATACAGGAGTTAGATAATATTCTTGAATATCTTGAAAATAATTGGAGCAAGACAGTTAGTGAAAATTTCTTTAATATCTTAAACCATTCGGTAGAGTTAATTAAGTTAAATCCTTATCAGTTTCCTGCACTCTCAAAGGAAAAGAGGTTTTATAAATGTGTGGTAACAAAACATAATTCTATTTTTATAGTGTTCCGAATAAAACTCTTATTAGGATTCTGCATGTTTTTGATACACGACAGGATCCCCGAAAACTTCCACTTAATCAATAATATTTCTACTGAAAAATTTAGTTTCAGCTTTTGA
- a CDS encoding sodium:solute symporter: MQPYQILILIAAYFGLLFLVSFFSSRAGSNAEFFRANRESPWYIVAFGMIGASLSGVTFISLPGTVATDSFSYFQVVLGYTVGYAVIGLILLPLYYRLNLTSIYSYLESRFGKYSYKTGASFFLLSRIVGSSFRLFLVANVLQLILFDELGVPYYATVSATIFLIWLYTFRSGIKTVVWTDTLQTFFMLLSLGVTLIVVSDELGITAGGMINHLSESGLTKIFFFEDWKSSDHFIKQFLSGAFIAIVMTGLDQDMMQKNLTCRNLKDAQKNMFSFTIVLTIVNMMFLILGVLLTQYADLSGIGAIKDELFPAIATGGELGIGVAILFILGLIAAAYSSADGTLTALTTSFSIDILNIEKRYEEGKQMRIRKQIHIVISILFIAVMLIFKYAIADKSVINKLFEFAGYTYGPLLGLYTLGLFTNIKVKDKLVPIVAILAPILSYIISINSLVWFGFEFGFFILILNGFITTLGLILIRTKHH; this comes from the coding sequence ATGCAGCCTTACCAGATTTTAATTTTAATCGCCGCCTATTTCGGACTTTTATTTTTGGTTTCTTTCTTTTCCAGCAGGGCCGGTAGCAATGCCGAGTTTTTTAGGGCCAACCGGGAGTCGCCGTGGTATATCGTGGCTTTTGGAATGATTGGTGCTTCGCTTAGCGGGGTTACTTTTATTTCTCTTCCAGGAACAGTAGCCACAGATAGTTTCAGTTACTTCCAGGTGGTTTTGGGTTATACCGTGGGTTATGCGGTAATCGGTCTTATTCTCCTGCCGCTTTATTATCGATTAAACCTTACTTCTATTTATTCTTACCTGGAATCACGCTTTGGAAAATATTCTTATAAAACCGGGGCTTCATTTTTCTTGCTTTCAAGGATAGTCGGCTCCAGTTTCAGGTTGTTTTTGGTGGCGAATGTTTTACAACTGATTCTTTTTGATGAATTAGGTGTTCCTTATTATGCCACAGTTTCCGCGACAATTTTTCTTATTTGGTTATACACTTTTAGAAGCGGAATTAAAACCGTGGTCTGGACAGATACCCTGCAAACATTTTTTATGCTGTTATCGCTTGGAGTGACTTTAATCGTAGTTTCAGATGAATTAGGGATTACAGCGGGGGGAATGATTAATCACCTTTCCGAAAGCGGACTTACAAAAATCTTCTTCTTTGAAGACTGGAAAAGCAGTGATCACTTTATAAAACAATTTCTAAGTGGAGCTTTTATTGCAATTGTAATGACAGGTCTCGACCAGGATATGATGCAAAAAAACCTTACCTGCCGTAACCTGAAAGATGCTCAAAAAAATATGTTTTCGTTTACTATAGTGCTTACTATAGTAAATATGATGTTCCTTATACTTGGGGTTCTACTGACACAATACGCCGATCTAAGCGGAATTGGCGCTATTAAAGATGAGCTTTTCCCTGCAATCGCCACCGGCGGAGAATTAGGAATTGGAGTCGCTATTCTTTTTATTCTGGGGCTTATTGCCGCAGCCTATTCCAGTGCCGATGGAACTTTAACCGCGCTTACCACTTCGTTTAGTATTGATATTCTAAATATTGAAAAGCGATACGAAGAAGGCAAACAAATGAGGATAAGAAAACAAATTCATATTGTTATTTCTATCTTATTTATCGCCGTAATGCTGATTTTCAAATATGCGATAGCCGATAAAAGTGTAATTAATAAACTGTTTGAATTTGCCGGATATACCTATGGGCCGCTATTGGGACTTTATACACTGGGATTATTTACTAATATTAAAGTAAAAGATAAACTTGTACCAATAGTTGCGATTTTAGCGCCAATTTTATCTTATATAATTAGTATAAACAGCCTGGTTTGGTTTGGCTTTGAATTTGGTTTCTTTATTTTAATCCTCAACGGATTTATAACCACGCTGGGGTTAATATTGATTCGTACCAAGCATCACTAA
- a CDS encoding glutaminyl-peptide cyclotransferase: protein MNKFKFLCLLLLGFIIFSCGSNSDKKTSYFKLNTAENKTEFKLGETIEGSIENLKDREIDSIQLYFQQQYLQTLIAETSFSVPLENTKLGRQKLEAIVFSEGETDTISGELKIYNNKAPKAYTYKVIKEYPHNSEAYTQGLEFYQDTLYESTGQYGNSSLRKLNLETGEVLNKINLEDTYFGEGLTILNNKLYLLTWREKEGLIYNLDDFKQTGTFGYNQSKEGWGLCNDGEKLYKSDGTEKIWILDAETLAEKDFIQVATNTKIYSKFNELEWVNGKIYANTYQFPSVTIINPENGAIEGVIDFRGLRERLSNLQDLDSQNHVLNGIAYNQNTKKLYVTGKNWDKIFEVEIIEK from the coding sequence ATGAATAAATTTAAGTTCCTGTGCCTGTTATTATTAGGCTTTATAATTTTTTCCTGCGGAAGTAATTCTGATAAAAAAACTTCTTATTTTAAGCTGAATACTGCGGAAAATAAGACCGAATTTAAACTTGGAGAAACGATTGAAGGCTCTATTGAAAACCTAAAAGACCGTGAAATTGATTCTATTCAACTTTATTTTCAGCAGCAATATCTTCAAACTTTAATAGCAGAAACTTCTTTTTCGGTTCCACTTGAAAACACAAAATTAGGTCGGCAAAAACTGGAAGCCATCGTTTTTTCTGAAGGGGAAACCGATACTATTAGTGGCGAACTAAAAATTTACAACAATAAAGCGCCGAAGGCTTATACCTATAAAGTGATAAAAGAATATCCGCACAATAGTGAAGCTTACACGCAAGGCCTGGAGTTTTACCAGGACACTTTATATGAAAGCACTGGCCAATACGGAAATTCTTCCTTACGAAAACTTAATCTAGAAACCGGGGAAGTTTTAAATAAAATCAACCTGGAAGACACTTATTTTGGCGAAGGTCTTACCATTCTTAATAATAAACTTTACCTGCTTACCTGGAGAGAAAAAGAAGGCTTGATCTATAATCTTGACGATTTTAAACAAACTGGCACTTTTGGTTATAACCAAAGTAAAGAAGGATGGGGTTTATGTAACGATGGCGAAAAACTTTATAAAAGCGATGGCACCGAGAAGATTTGGATCTTAGATGCAGAAACGCTTGCTGAAAAAGATTTTATCCAGGTAGCTACTAACACTAAAATCTATTCAAAATTCAATGAGTTGGAATGGGTTAACGGAAAGATTTATGCCAATACTTATCAATTTCCCAGCGTTACTATTATTAATCCTGAAAATGGCGCAATAGAAGGCGTTATAGATTTTAGAGGATTACGGGAACGTTTATCTAATCTTCAGGATCTGGATTCTCAAAACCACGTTTTAAATGGCATTGCTTATAATCAAAATACCAAAAAACTATACGTAACCGGGAAAAACTGGGATAAGATCTTTGAGGTAGAAATAATAGAAAAATAA
- a CDS encoding SDR family oxidoreductase, protein MKTNTSPQKVVLITGASSGIGKSIGEYLSKQNFKVYGTSRNPAKISHPPFAMVALDVTKKETITNAIQQIIAEEGKIDVLINNAGVGITGPIEETPDEEIAKAFETNYFGPIKVIKAVLPEMRKQNSGLIINITSIAGYMGLPYRGIYSASKGALELTTEAFRMELKDFNIKMTNVAPGDFATNIAAGRYHAPVLDDSPYKEPYGNTLKLMNQDVDAGKDPLLMAKAVHKIIQEKDPRGHYKVGEALQKFSVGLKRILPDKVYEKMLLKHYKL, encoded by the coding sequence ATGAAAACAAATACTTCTCCTCAAAAAGTAGTGCTTATTACCGGGGCTTCTTCCGGAATTGGAAAATCTATAGGCGAATATCTTTCTAAACAGAATTTTAAAGTTTACGGTACCAGTCGAAATCCTGCAAAAATTTCCCATCCTCCTTTTGCGATGGTTGCTTTAGATGTAACCAAAAAAGAAACTATCACCAATGCCATTCAACAAATTATTGCTGAAGAAGGCAAAATTGATGTGCTTATTAATAACGCAGGGGTTGGAATTACCGGTCCCATAGAGGAGACTCCAGATGAAGAAATCGCAAAAGCTTTTGAGACTAACTATTTTGGACCTATAAAAGTGATAAAAGCGGTTTTGCCTGAAATGAGAAAGCAAAACAGCGGATTGATCATAAATATTACTTCCATCGCCGGTTATATGGGCTTGCCTTACCGCGGAATTTATTCGGCTTCAAAAGGCGCTTTAGAACTTACTACCGAAGCTTTTAGAATGGAATTAAAAGATTTCAATATAAAAATGACAAACGTGGCGCCCGGCGATTTTGCTACAAATATCGCTGCCGGTCGTTATCACGCTCCTGTTTTAGATGATTCTCCTTATAAAGAACCTTACGGGAATACCCTAAAGTTAATGAACCAGGATGTTGATGCCGGGAAAGATCCATTATTAATGGCAAAAGCGGTGCATAAAATTATTCAGGAAAAAGATCCTCGCGGGCATTACAAAGTGGGGGAGGCGCTTCAAAAATTTTCTGTCGGGTTAAAGCGAATTTTACCCGATAAAGTATATGAAAAAATGCTGCTTAAGCATTATAAATTATAA